A genomic region of Leptolyngbya sp. NIES-2104 contains the following coding sequences:
- the hpf gene encoding ribosome hibernation-promoting factor, HPF/YfiA family, with product MKLVIQGKNIEVTDAIREYVHQKIEKAVSHYETLTTEVDVHLSVSRNPRLVRQIAEVTIYANGTVVRAEEGSENLYASIDLVADKIARRLRKYKEKRSNHRHEKATANLGDQPVIGDLNLDREPELPAQVIRTKYFSMTPMSVDQAIEQLELVGHDFYMFRNVETGEINVAYERNHGGYGVIQPRNNNGHTHHHNGNGKTTTDTVKSLVK from the coding sequence ATGAAGCTTGTGATCCAGGGAAAGAACATCGAAGTTACGGATGCGATACGCGAGTACGTTCATCAAAAGATCGAGAAAGCGGTAAGCCATTATGAAACCCTTACAACCGAAGTCGATGTCCATCTCTCTGTTAGTCGTAACCCCCGATTAGTTCGGCAAATTGCAGAAGTTACGATCTATGCAAATGGCACTGTTGTTCGTGCCGAGGAAGGAAGTGAAAATCTCTACGCAAGTATCGATCTAGTAGCAGATAAAATTGCCCGTCGCTTGCGAAAATACAAAGAAAAACGATCCAATCATCGACACGAAAAAGCAACAGCAAATTTGGGCGATCAACCTGTGATCGGAGATCTCAATCTCGATCGAGAGCCAGAACTCCCCGCACAAGTCATTCGCACCAAATACTTCTCAATGACTCCGATGTCCGTCGATCAAGCGATCGAGCAGCTTGAACTGGTGGGACATGATTTCTATATGTTCCGAAACGTCGAGACGGGTGAAATCAATGTCGCCTATGAGCGCAATCATGGCGGTTATGGTGTGATTCAGCCTCGTAACAACAACGGACACACCCATCACCACAACGGCAATGGGAAGACTACAACAGACACGGTGAAATCGCTCGTAAAATAA